TGAGAAATTGTCAACAAGTATGGTCAATAGTATGTCTAATTTCTCgaataaagttttattttagatatttcCTATAAACACAAAGGTATCAGTTGGAAGTCTCGTGAATTTAACCAACTTCCTTTTGAAAGTGAGCGTaatcttaattattattattatttttaggtgGCAAAATcttcattattaattttaaatacccatgacaaataaatacaaaatatcttATTGATCAAATATAATATACTATGTAATTAAAGTATATTAGAAgttgattctccaaaaaaaaaaaaaaaaaaaaagaagaagatattagATGTTAATAGCAATACATCCAAGAGCTTTGTAGTTCAACTTATTGGCCCCTCATGATGTTTCCAAGACGTCCAAGATTCAAATCTCCCCTCtctataactatcaaattatcaacaaaaaaaaaaaaaaaaaccctacctACCATGTAATTGCTAAAAATCTTGTAGCTTAATAGTTAACCAACTCTCTTTTATTAGAGAACCATTGTTTGAACTCCAACACAAAACCTACTACAAAACTATCTTTTTCCCAAAGCTGAAAACCATCTCACTTCTCGCCAAGCTTATTGGATGATTTTAGTGAAACTGTCTCCTCATTCCTATCCAACCATACCTTTGAGTAAAGGTAGCAATTTGTGTTAGCGTGTCGAGTTcatgcatggttttaaaaaccgaactgGGCATCAAAccgtttttttaaaaattttcagttcAACCTCGGTTTTTGCCCGATTTTTGACCGGTTGTTGAACGATTTTGGGGGGTTTTAACTGGACCGAACTGGCTCCTGGTTGAACCGGTCTGACCGATCAGTCCAACccagtttttaaaactatgggtTCATGTCGTGTCAACTCATAAGTATCCAACAATATGAGTCAACACTAactgacatgtttattaaacgagtcAAGATTCCTTAACCTTAACACGACCCTTTTATTTGTGTCGGCCTGTTTATCAGATTTGATTGATACAGGAACAGCAAGGTGGAAAACTGAAGTGATTGACAGCCTTTTTATTCCTCAAGAAGCTGAATTAATCAAGAGTATTCCTTTGAGTGCTACTCTACCAGCAGATAAAATTGTTTGGGCTGAAACTACCAATGGAAATTTCACTGTTAGGAGTGCTTATAAATTAGCGCCTAGTTTGTTTAAATCTACAACCTGTGGAACTACTTCTGATGGTAGTTTATTGAGGAagttttggaagaaaatttggtCTTTGCCCGTTCCTCATAAGGTGCGACACTTTTGTTGGCGTGCTTGCCGTGACACTTTACCAACCAAAGTTAAGTTAAAGAGGCGTAATGTCATTGCTGAAGACCTGTGTGTTTGCTGTCATGGTATGGCTGAGACAACTGGTCACGTTTTTTGGGGCTGTACTAAAGCACAGGAGACTTGGGCTGCAACAAAATTACAACTTCTGCCTGCGGATGTTCATATTGACTCGTTTCAAGATCTACTATGGTTTGTCATGATGACTAATGCAGTTGGTGTGGAAAAATGTTCACAACTTGTAATTACTGCATGGGCACTCTGAAGTAACAAGAATGAGATTCATTATGGTGGTGAAGCCAAAACAGGTCCGGCCTTGGCTCTTTGGGCAGCAAATTATCTTCTGGAATATCGGTCTGCAGTGGATTTAGATACTGCTGTTGCATCAGACCCGATTTTGCACTTACCTGAAGCACAGCCACGGTTTGCAGTGGATTTAGATACTGCTGTTGCATCAGACCCGGTTCTGCACTTACCTGAAGCACAGCCACGGTCTCTGCACTCGGCCTGGTTACCTCTTTCAGCaggtttaataaaaataaatgtagatGGAGCTCTATTTACATCAAAGAAGCAAGCGGGAATTGGTGT
This DNA window, taken from Quercus robur chromosome 2, dhQueRobu3.1, whole genome shotgun sequence, encodes the following:
- the LOC126700912 gene encoding uncharacterized protein LOC126700912: MGTARWKTEVIDSLFIPQEAELIKSIPLSATLPADKIVWAETTNGNFTVRSAYKLAPSLFKSTTCGTTSDGSLLRKFWKKIWSLPVPHKVRHFCWRACRDTLPTKVKLKRRNVIAEDLCVCCHGMAETTGHVFWGCTKAQETWAATKLQLLPADVHIDSFQDLLCNKNEIHYGGEAKTGPALALWAANYLLEYRSAVDLDTAVASDPILHLPEAQPRFAVDLDTAVASDPVLHLPEAQPRWSSIYIKEASGNWCCAENLKLHWGHLKWKLKPIEADLLLARNLGLRDGVLEGDSLTISNAVKRSALSPTSVAAIVEGIHELGAEIGVVNFSHVRRTGNKPAHILARQAQNLVNDIIWIEEISYYIQQALIQDVLVL